CCGTTTAATATTGCCGCCTGAACGGCGGCTCCGTAGGCTACAGCTTCATCCGGATTGATCgatttgttcaatgtttttccCTCGAAGAAGTCTTGCAACATCATTTGTATTTTAGGAATTCGAGATGATCCGCCAACTAAGATTACTTGATCGATCTGAGTTTTATTGATATTGGCATCGTGAATTGCTTTTTCAACCAGGGACATTGccttttgaaataaatcaatgttcaattcttcaaaacgaGCCCGCGATATCGTAGTATAAAAGTCGATCCCATCGCACAGAGAATCGATTTCGATTTGGGCCATCGTAGCTGATGATAAAGTTCTCTTCGCAATTTCACAGAAGGTTCTCAAGCGACGAAGAGCTCTCCAGTTCTGACTGATATCTCTCCTGTGTTGACGTTGTAATTCTCGAACGAAATAATCGACCATTCGGTTGTTGAAATCCTCACCTCCCAAGTGAGTATCGCCGGCAGTTGAAAGAACTTTGAATACGCCGTCTTGGATGGTTAGAATGGATGCGTCGAAGGTTCCGCCGCCGAGATCGAAAATCAAAACCGTTTCTTTGAAGGAGTTCTGAACAAATCGAGACGAATTAGTCGAATGATTTCTAGGAAAAGTTCGCCAAACTACATAATAACAATACGTACTTTATTCTCTAACCCGTAAGCAAACCCAGCGGCAGTGGGTTCGTTGATAATACGTAACACATTCAAACCGCAGATAGTACCGGCATCTTTTGTGGCCTGTCTTTGAGAATCGTTGAAATAAGCTGGAACGGTAATAACAGCCTTATTGACTGTTTTACCAAGATACGCTTCGGCAgttgctttcattttttgtaatatcTTCGCGGATATCTGTGATAGAATCATAGATATGTACATTGAATCAGCAAGCATCGAAcgactaaaaaaaatatcaaaattctgaCTTACCTCTACAGGAATAAACGTTTTATTGGTGCCTTTAAATTGAACTTCGATATTCGGTTTGTTCTCACAATCATTGACTTGAAAAGGCCAGCGCTTTATATCGGACTGAACAGTAGCATCATTAAATTCACGGCCCATCAATCGTTTAACATCTGCACAAAAAGATAAACAAACACCTATCTTATGCATCTCTTTAC
The sequence above is a segment of the Planococcus citri chromosome 3, ihPlaCitr1.1, whole genome shotgun sequence genome. Coding sequences within it:
- the LOC135838667 gene encoding heat shock 70 kDa protein cognate 4-like — protein: MGTPAPAIGIDLGTTYSCVAVFQRGKIEIIANDQGNRTTPSYVAFNGEAMLIGEAAKNQAASNVKNTIFDVKRLMGREFNDATVQSDIKRWPFQVNDCENKPNIEVQFKGTNKTFIPVEISAKILQKMKATAEAYLGKTVNKAVITVPAYFNDSQRQATKDAGTICGLNVLRIINEPTAAGFAYGLENKNSFKETVLIFDLGGGTFDASILTIQDGVFKVLSTAGDTHLGGEDFNNRMVDYFVRELQRQHRRDISQNWRALRRLRTFCEIAKRTLSSATMAQIEIDSLCDGIDFYTTISRARFEELNIDLFQKAMSLVEKAIHDANINKTQIDQVILVGGSSRIPKIQMMLQDFFEGKTLNKSINPDEAVAYGAAVQAAILNGDRSKIAARDFVLIDVAPLSLGIGIHRDFEDMGVIIKRNTAIPARITKGLSTRNDYATFIICKVFEGEYTATKYNHLLGEFVLGIPPAPAGVAKVDVTFDIDSNGILNVTAVVRSTGNSNQITIKRENGRLTQEQINRMVQDAERCLESVVL